The Raphanus sativus cultivar WK10039 chromosome 6, ASM80110v3, whole genome shotgun sequence sequence TCTTGGTTTCTTGGGCCTTTTGATCAGATCTCATCATGTTCGTAATGAAAGTTatgattttctgtttttagaACTACGAAAGACTCGAGTTTTCAATTGCTCTGTTTCTAGAATATGAGACTTTCCTTTGCTCTGTTTTTAGAATTATGAAAGACTCGAGCTTTCCATTGCTCTGTTTCTTAGAATATGTAAGACTCTAGCTTAccattgctctgtttttttagaatatgtaaGACTCTAGCTTTGCtttgctctgtttttaaaagactCTAGCTTTCCATTGCTCTGTTTCTTAGAATATGTAAGACTCTAGCTTACCATTGCTCTGTTTTTTCAGAATATGAAAGACTCTGGCTTTGCtttgctctgtttttaaaagactCGAGCTTTCCATTGCTCTGTTTCTTAAAATATGAAACACTGGAGCTTTATCTCCCTGTGTTTGTTCATTTCAGGTACAAGGGTATATCTCATTACGAAGGAGACAACAACCACACAGCTCTCCCCTGCCCCGGCGAGTTACTAGTCGAGCAGCATCACAGCAACTACGGTGAGCCTTGGGCAGGCGGACGCGACGTGTTCGAGTTCTTAGCCGAATCCTCCAATCTCAGACCAAACTCTCGCGTCCTCGAAATCGGGTGTGGCACGTTACGCGTGGGTCTTCATTTCATACGCTATCTCAACCCAAGTCACTTCCACTGCCTCGAAAAGGACGAGCTCTCTCTGATGGCTGCTTTGAGATACGAGCTCCCATCTCAAGGTCTTCTCCACAAACGCCCTCTTATACTCAGAggagaagacatggagttcagcAAGTTCGGGTTAGATACAACGTATGATCTGATCTACGCGAGTGCTGTGTTCCTCCACATGCCTGATAAGCTCGTGTGGACGGGACTCGAGAGGCTGGTTGAGAAGTTGAAGCCTTACGATGGGAGGATCTTCGTGTCGCATAACGTGAAGTTTTGCTCGAGGTTAGGTGGGGACGAGTGTGCGAAGAGGCTAGCGAGTTTGGGACTTGAGTATCTTGGCAAACAGACGCATGATAGCTTGCTGTTTAATCACTACGAGATCTGGTTCGGGTTTAGACGATTTAAGACGTAAAAGATTGTTTGAAGTATCTGTTTTCTTCACACGTTATGAGGGATTTTAAAGAGTCCTAAGAGATTGTTTCTGTAGAGAAGATGTCAAGTGCAGAGATGACTGTATGTCTGTATCTTActttttttgtgtttattacTTTATGGTGGGAGATCCGTGTATTGTTCATATAACAGCTGAGATTTCGAACCGAAACGAGCCCACGAACCAAAAATTTCGGTTAGTTTGGTTACGAGTTCGGTTTGATTAAGTAGGTTTTCTAAGAATGTCTGATTTTAGGTTTGGTTCCATGATGGATTACTTCGGTTTCcataaaaaaaagtataaacaaATACCAAAAGCTCGAATCAAATTAACCAATTTTTAAACTGACCTAACTGAACTAACCAAATTTATccaaattttaacaaaatataatcgAACTAAGTGAAtttcaaaccgaaccaaaataaGATTTATGTTGAACCGAACTAATTGAAACCCACAGGTCCAAGCCAAATGATAGAAGAGATGAAGCTGGACTcatttttttgtaaccaaaaacaTATTCTTTCTCATATATCAAACATTGTTTGTTTACATTCAATAGACAAAAGACTTATCCAAAAGATTCAGCCATCTCTAAAAATAAACTCTTCGGTTAGAAGTTCGGTTTGATTAGgtaggtttttttttaaatgtttaattttcGAAATCGATTACTTCGGTTTCCAcagataaaaataatcaaaccacaccaaaaatttgaatcaaattaatcaaattttaaacCGAACTAactaaaacaacaacaaaattatccaaattttaaccaaaatatagCCGAACTAACTGAATGCCAAATTGTGTGAACCAAAATTTGTTTTGATAAGATTTATGTTGAACCGAACCAACTAAAAACCGAATTACCTGAACCAAATTACCGAACTAATTGAACCCGCCAAATGATAGAAGAGATAAAGCTGGATTcttttttgtaaccaaaaaaCATATTCTTTctcatatttttcaaatattgttTGTTTACATTCAATAGACAAAAGACTTGTCCAAAAGATTCAACCATCtctaaaaaataaactatagcCTCGCAAATAAAAGACCAAAACCAAACCCATGGTCGTTCTTGGTCAAAAAATCATATCTCATAATCTACATCTGTCACATTTTGGGAACCAGACTGCTTCACCAGCTATTCATGGTCATCATACCGATCAAGAATCTCAGACGGAGTAGGGAAGATTCTCCGtgtttccaccattctcctctgTTTTGGGAGATAGattagaggaagaagaaggagaagaagagcaataTTCGATCTATCGATGAAGTTTAGATGTTTTGAGAGATTAGGTGAGGTGTTACTAGTAGTAGTAGTCTCAGCAGCAACCAACTTGGTGAAAAGGAAAAGTGAatcaaaagagaaaatgaaCGTCCAAAgtgtgtttgtttttgttgaatCAATTCGATTTGAGTATGTTTTTGATGATCGCTGCAACTCTAATGTAAGTAAAGAGAGATCAAAATATGCAAACACCGTGCATCAATCGGTAAAAGTAGATAATGCAAAAGCCTATTGGTCTTTTTACGGAACAACATAATAAGACTCAATATAAATATGCTTATAAGCACGGTTTATATtcattcaaatatatttatacaacgATACATTTTTATTCacaaatacataatattttgggaatttttaaaattattataaaaacaaactaaactaTCTTAATAAATCCCCGTGTAGCATAAATAAAACACATACTGATATGATTTATGTGCTTGGTACAAAAaaccatttaataaaaattatttaccaaGTATCCAATGAAATTTAAATTCGTCATGGGGTTTAGCATAACTCCTTCTAAAGTAAATTCCATCTTTTCTAGCTTCATATGAACGTAGTCCACCACATCGACGAATAGTGGCTTCCCTGTATGCTCGAAAATCACAGTGATACCTGTTATACTTGAAATGACAATGCATTTCTTTCTTTGCAGAAAAATAACTTAAGCGTGCATCTGGGAATTCGAAGAGATATGAggtgttaaattttaaaacatttttttctgcTGCAGTAGCGTCGGGTTTCTCGTTGAAAACACACTCGTGACGAAGAACAATACCAGGACCAAGTTGATTATAAATTTCAACACGGTTATCCTTGCAAGCTGTACCAAATCTGTAATAGGTAACAAAAACCAACATAAAACTGATAAGAAAATTCATTTTTAGATCAAACGATATTCTAATCATAGAATCAATGtgcaatatttatatataaattgtaaacaTTCTTATTTAGTAAATAATCTGTTTATGTTGTTAGCTAAATTTAAGCCTAGACATGAACTATTTTTACCACTAGCTCTAAGAAAATTTAATGGCAAAAAATAtgagtatatatttataaataataa is a genomic window containing:
- the LOC108835191 gene encoding uncharacterized protein LOC108835191 — protein: MAFLCSSSSSSPSPAMQKGVFVSVPILVLSLSFAAAVFFLLSSSLSTSSCSCPPSVSSSPNAVVVGGSLSDVRLQEKISPTRDDIEWVRDLIRSNGLHMQKNELRKGINPRTRDQQLADLKQYKGISHYEGDNNHTALPCPGELLVEQHHSNYGEPWAGGRDVFEFLAESSNLRPNSRVLEIGCGTLRVGLHFIRYLNPSHFHCLEKDELSLMAALRYELPSQGLLHKRPLILRGEDMEFSKFGLDTTYDLIYASAVFLHMPDKLVWTGLERLVEKLKPYDGRIFVSHNVKFCSRLGGDECAKRLASLGLEYLGKQTHDSLLFNHYEIWFGFRRFKT